Proteins from a genomic interval of bacterium:
- a CDS encoding ferrous iron transport protein A produces MKLIRLSELLLGQSAILKEIKINGLQRRRLLDFGFIKDSEIQVAQRSPLGDPTAYWIKGALIALRKEETDNIFVEVNQNAKGQLYE; encoded by the coding sequence TACTTGGACAATCGGCAATCTTGAAAGAAATTAAAATTAACGGCCTGCAAAGGCGGCGATTGCTTGATTTTGGTTTTATTAAAGACAGCGAAATCCAAGTTGCCCAGCGCAGTCCTTTAGGCGATCCTACAGCGTATTGGATTAAAGGCGCACTAATTGCCCTGCGCAAAGAAGAAACGGATAATATTTTTGTTGAAGTCAATCAAAATGCAAAAGGCCAATTATATGAGTAA